A stretch of the Arvicola amphibius chromosome 8, mArvAmp1.2, whole genome shotgun sequence genome encodes the following:
- the Tmem238 gene encoding transmembrane protein 238: MAAVSPVCGSQASPVGASSPPAPATAPATGLGRCRMALLLAVALDVAGMAALLTGVFAQLQVRGRDFGDLLIYSGALLVFLSLLGWILWYTGNIEISRQELERDYGLRPSAIARLARKLSRRWSAPATAGPRASPGLRAARRAARAPQTSASGSRRVRLQLATLEAGPGAAGAGSE, translated from the coding sequence ATGGCGGCGGTGTCACCGGTGTGCGGCTCACAAGCGTCACCGGTCGGCGCCTCGTCCCCACCGGCGCCCGCAACGGCTCCGGCCACCGGCCTGGGCCGCTGCCGCATGGCGCTGCTGCTGGCTGTAGCCTTGGACGTGGCGGGCATGGCGGCGCTTCTGACCGGCGTGTTCGCGCAGCTGCAGGTGCGTGGCCGCGACTTCGGGGACCTGCTCATCTACTCTGGGGCGCTGCTGGTCTTCTTGAGCCTGCTGGGCTGGATCCTCTGGTACACCGGCAACATCGAGATCTCGCGCCAGGAGCTCGAGCGCGACTACGGCCTGAGGCCCTCGGCGATCGCCCGCCTCGCGCGCAAGCTGTCCCGCCGCTGGTCGGCGCCCGCCACCGCCGGTCCCCGGGCGTCACCGGGTCTCCGCGCAGCGCGCAGAGCCGCCCGCGCGCCCCAGACATCCGCCTCCGGCTCCCGCCGGGTGCGTCTGCAGCTCGCCACGCTCGAGGCGGGGCCTGGAGCGGCTGGCGCGGGCAGCGAGTGA